In one window of Myxococcales bacterium DNA:
- a CDS encoding sulfatase-like hydrolase/transferase, whose product MMKPTNAALPSLLTACALVACRGDALPDAGPARRDAAANVGASPAEAPRVIYADLVRTTDCSFGDRGPLLDFGEPGLTLRGAFLEDLAPERIEREGATFARIRDKVIVAQFFVSADEERALVEPSAVAIRWRGAAAKSASVYLNGKPLGSAKLERGAIQVADVRGTSTLLNAGLNDLTVRFATPPKAERDAMAEVDWIHVTAGEVDKHFAAPTARDVIVDRSFAGTMRKAMALKNGGYARCTGFLPAASQIEVEVAAEGGGDVEVEVRLQRDRASPVLLGKVQGSATHPSRQAFSLDPHVAGGTLGAIELAVVKAAKGARALLGEPRITLRPREATPPRAALQTAVLVVFGTVDPRSLAAFGGTLGTEGFSQLAREGTSFASHRVGSTLASATVAAMLTGRGPRSIRMEDGDARLPASVTTVADAARQAGVVTALFSGNPMTSAPFGFDRSWETYSPSAPEADASGVKPFDDAIQWLKARKGERALLVIHARGGHPPWGATADEQKRMPPEVYTGGLDPKHAAELMSKARRVPPQLRFSDADRTRAFALHAAAVVEQDRALARLLVALRDTGRGDRSLVMVTSDVGVNSAAPVPFGDGEAPTEMLLTTPLIVRAPGQFAAGQTVASATADVDVAKTLLGALGLAAPRAFEGHDLWDVAQTPLTTLGRARLATVLGRHSLRWGSFLLDATDRRQSLCDISLEPLCTTDVRPTHPLALSMMEKRLAALKHSESAAGAQREPVAVDATLQAALRAWGR is encoded by the coding sequence ATGATGAAGCCCACGAACGCGGCTCTACCGAGCCTCCTCACGGCGTGCGCGCTCGTGGCCTGTCGTGGCGACGCGTTGCCCGACGCGGGCCCCGCTCGTCGCGACGCGGCCGCAAACGTCGGCGCGTCGCCCGCCGAGGCGCCGCGCGTCATCTACGCCGACCTCGTGCGCACGACCGATTGCTCGTTCGGCGATCGCGGTCCCTTGCTGGACTTCGGTGAGCCGGGGCTCACCTTGCGCGGCGCCTTCCTTGAAGACCTTGCGCCGGAGCGCATTGAGCGGGAGGGCGCGACCTTCGCGCGCATCCGCGACAAAGTCATCGTGGCGCAGTTCTTCGTGAGCGCCGACGAAGAGCGCGCGCTCGTGGAGCCGAGCGCCGTGGCGATTCGGTGGCGAGGCGCCGCCGCAAAGAGCGCGAGCGTCTACCTGAACGGCAAGCCGCTCGGTTCCGCAAAGCTGGAGCGCGGAGCGATTCAGGTCGCCGACGTGCGGGGAACATCGACGCTGCTCAACGCCGGTCTCAACGACCTCACCGTGCGCTTTGCCACGCCGCCGAAAGCGGAGCGTGACGCGATGGCGGAGGTCGATTGGATTCACGTGACCGCTGGAGAGGTGGACAAGCACTTCGCTGCCCCTACGGCGCGCGACGTGATCGTGGATCGCTCCTTCGCAGGCACCATGCGAAAGGCCATGGCGCTCAAGAACGGCGGCTACGCCCGGTGCACGGGCTTCCTCCCGGCGGCGAGCCAGATCGAAGTCGAGGTCGCGGCGGAAGGCGGCGGCGACGTAGAGGTCGAGGTTCGTCTCCAGCGCGACCGCGCGTCGCCGGTACTCCTGGGCAAGGTGCAAGGGTCGGCGACCCATCCGAGCCGACAAGCGTTTTCCCTCGACCCTCACGTCGCCGGCGGCACGCTCGGCGCCATCGAGCTCGCCGTCGTCAAGGCGGCCAAGGGCGCGCGCGCTCTCCTCGGCGAGCCGCGCATCACGCTCCGCCCGCGAGAGGCGACGCCGCCGCGCGCCGCTCTGCAAACGGCCGTGCTTGTGGTCTTCGGCACCGTCGACCCCAGAAGCCTCGCGGCCTTTGGCGGCACCCTCGGCACCGAGGGGTTTTCTCAGTTGGCGCGCGAAGGGACGTCCTTCGCGTCGCATCGCGTGGGGAGCACGCTTGCTTCGGCCACGGTGGCGGCGATGCTGACGGGCCGCGGCCCTCGCTCGATTCGCATGGAGGATGGTGATGCGAGATTGCCGGCGTCCGTCACCACGGTGGCCGACGCGGCGCGCCAGGCTGGGGTCGTCACGGCCTTGTTCTCCGGCAACCCGATGACCTCGGCGCCGTTTGGCTTCGACCGCTCCTGGGAGACGTACTCGCCGAGTGCGCCGGAAGCCGACGCCAGCGGCGTCAAGCCCTTCGACGACGCGATTCAGTGGCTGAAGGCTCGAAAGGGAGAGCGAGCGCTCCTCGTCATTCACGCGCGCGGTGGTCATCCTCCTTGGGGCGCGACCGCCGACGAACAGAAGCGCATGCCGCCGGAGGTGTACACCGGCGGTCTCGACCCGAAACACGCGGCCGAGCTCATGTCGAAAGCGCGGCGTGTGCCGCCGCAGCTTCGGTTCAGCGACGCCGATCGCACGCGCGCCTTCGCGCTCCATGCGGCGGCCGTGGTGGAGCAAGATCGCGCCCTCGCCCGGCTTCTCGTGGCCCTTAGAGACACGGGTCGAGGCGATCGCTCGCTCGTGATGGTGACCAGCGACGTGGGCGTCAACAGCGCGGCGCCGGTCCCCTTCGGTGACGGCGAAGCCCCGACCGAGATGCTTCTCACGACGCCGCTCATCGTGCGAGCCCCTGGCCAATTTGCCGCCGGCCAAACCGTGGCGAGCGCGACGGCCGACGTCGACGTGGCCAAGACGCTCTTGGGGGCGCTTGGACTCGCGGCGCCGCGTGCCTTCGAGGGCCACGACCTTTGGGACGTGGCGCAGACACCGCTCACGACGCTCGGGCGCGCGCGGCTCGCGACGGTCTTGGGTCGCCACTCGCTGCGGTGGGGGAGCTTCCTGCTCGACGCAACCGATCGACGGCAGTCGCTATGCGACATCTCGCTCGAACCCCTGTGCACGACCGACGTCCGTCCCACGCATCCGCTGGCGCTCTCGATGATGGAAAAGCGGCTCGCGGCCCTTAAACATTCGGAGAGCGCCGCGGGTGCTCAGCGCGAGCCGGTGGCCGTTGACGCGACGCTCCAAGCGGCCTTGCGGGCGTGGGGGCGATGA